A part of Thermotoga petrophila RKU-1 genomic DNA contains:
- a CDS encoding LacI family DNA-binding transcriptional regulator produces MPSIKDVARLAGVSIATVSRVINGYDNVSEETRKRVIDAIRKLNYHPVYAVKGAVLKRTIGVLVPNFGGFHYNEILTGIEKEAIKRDFTLMISTTLHRTSVELERLEVFFAKRVDGIIVCSSKKDEEQLERLIKSAIPVVVVDREEPEIRLDNVGIDNYAAGRMCAKYLLEKGHRKVLLLKGRKDIYSFSDRERGFIDYSTRHGIDVKVTPCGYFAEHGYHAVERYLKKHGRDFTAIFAINDLSAFGALKALHDLGVSVPDEVSVMGFDDDPISSYTIPPLTTVRQPREEMGRVAFEILYERLSGKKGVARRVVLPVEIIERESVKQL; encoded by the coding sequence GTGCCCTCTATCAAAGATGTAGCAAGGCTCGCTGGTGTTTCTATAGCAACTGTTTCGCGCGTGATAAATGGTTATGATAACGTCTCGGAAGAGACGAGAAAGAGAGTAATCGACGCCATCAGAAAGCTCAACTATCACCCTGTGTACGCTGTGAAGGGGGCTGTTTTAAAGAGAACTATAGGAGTTCTCGTCCCCAACTTTGGGGGCTTTCACTACAACGAGATATTGACGGGCATAGAAAAAGAAGCGATAAAGAGAGACTTCACCCTCATGATTTCAACAACACTTCACAGGACCTCTGTGGAGCTGGAAAGACTGGAGGTTTTCTTTGCGAAAAGAGTGGATGGTATCATAGTCTGCTCGTCGAAGAAGGACGAGGAACAACTCGAAAGATTGATAAAGAGTGCCATTCCAGTTGTTGTGGTGGACAGGGAAGAACCGGAGATCAGGCTCGACAACGTTGGCATCGACAACTACGCCGCTGGAAGGATGTGTGCGAAGTACCTTCTGGAAAAGGGGCACAGAAAGGTTCTCCTTTTGAAGGGTAGAAAAGACATTTATTCTTTTTCCGACAGAGAAAGAGGTTTCATAGATTACAGCACAAGACACGGAATAGATGTGAAAGTCACACCATGCGGTTATTTCGCTGAACACGGCTACCACGCGGTGGAAAGGTACCTGAAAAAACACGGCAGGGATTTCACTGCGATCTTTGCAATAAACGATCTTTCGGCCTTCGGTGCGCTCAAAGCACTTCACGATCTTGGTGTATCTGTTCCAGATGAAGTTTCTGTCATGGGATTCGACGACGATCCCATATCGAGCTATACCATTCCTCCACTCACCACGGTGAGACAACCGAGGGAAGAGATGGGAAGAGTGGCCTTTGAGATTCTTTACGAGAGACTTTCCGGGAAGAAAGGGGTTGCGAGAAGAGTCGTTCTACCTGTTGAGATCATCGAAAGAGAATCCGTGAAACAACTATAA
- a CDS encoding ABC transporter ATP-binding protein — protein sequence MSLLKVQNLTKEFPLGFFGKERLKAVDDVSFEIERSRIVSLIGESGSGKTTVGKLILKLIRPSSGQILFNGRDITQIKGRELREYYRKVQGVFQDPFSSFNPIYKIDRVLDMVFEEFFPGTPASERRTKMEEVIASVGMNPREILGKYPHQLSGGQLQRILIARTLLLNVELLIADEIISMLDASTRVDILNLLGDLRERGMSVIFITHDLSLGYYISDETFIMYRGNIVEMGDTEKVFHNPIHPYTKMLLESVPEIDRKWDLSKRFILELVSSSNAPCKYYDRCPIRDERCLVQKPEMVEVEKNHKVLCLKAGD from the coding sequence GTCTTCTGAAGGTTCAAAATTTGACGAAGGAATTCCCTCTTGGTTTCTTCGGTAAGGAAAGACTCAAAGCGGTTGATGACGTTTCTTTTGAAATAGAGCGATCCAGGATCGTATCTCTCATAGGAGAGAGTGGAAGCGGAAAGACCACCGTGGGTAAGCTCATCCTGAAACTCATAAGACCTTCATCTGGTCAGATACTGTTCAACGGAAGAGACATAACTCAAATAAAAGGAAGAGAACTCAGAGAATACTACAGAAAAGTACAGGGAGTCTTTCAGGATCCGTTCTCATCTTTCAACCCCATATACAAAATAGACAGGGTTCTGGACATGGTGTTTGAGGAATTCTTCCCGGGCACCCCCGCTTCTGAAAGAAGAACCAAGATGGAAGAAGTGATCGCTTCGGTTGGAATGAACCCACGTGAAATCTTAGGAAAATACCCGCATCAGCTCAGTGGAGGACAGCTTCAGAGAATACTCATCGCGAGAACGCTCCTTCTCAACGTGGAACTTCTGATAGCCGATGAGATCATCAGCATGCTCGACGCTTCAACGAGGGTGGACATATTGAATCTTCTCGGTGATCTGCGTGAGAGAGGAATGTCCGTTATCTTTATCACACACGACCTTTCACTTGGATATTACATCAGCGACGAGACTTTCATCATGTACAGGGGTAACATAGTGGAGATGGGAGACACCGAGAAGGTTTTTCACAACCCGATTCATCCTTATACTAAGATGCTCCTCGAATCCGTTCCGGAGATAGACAGAAAGTGGGATCTCAGCAAGAGATTCATCCTGGAACTCGTCTCTTCGTCTAACGCACCGTGCAAGTACTACGACAGGTGTCCTATAAGGGATGAAAGGTGTCTTGTTCAAAAGCCGGAGATGGTAGAGGTAGAGAAGAACCATAAAGTACTCTGTCTGAAGGCAGGGGATTGA
- a CDS encoding ABC transporter permease subunit, producing MVQRRGNIFTHIFLIFIIAVILFPVVWVVTTSLRRDEAAFSSKLFTSRLTLQHYRDLVAPEKNLPFLVQDLQAMISKVKPYDTWSEEELKDAVGSSIEKVKSYLSETEARLNDAVNSFERVDAFLNDHSEEIKNRTIEEMRELLSSIQIPDLSDSEENRAALYLVLSKERYNSTAHKALKELLERFTGVDTGTRDGYEKAIESLKESYEKLADGYDGLIEETQRELNAVKEEMSSLRQQYSDLQDDVMEANLVIEKDIIPELERIKISLSELNNLREQIRQTTLRSPFPVDDEEFSRNISETVQMLNEILDEMSTFAEYDSLKDLLVELKKELTKLSEGNEDLRDRLLFSDLVKIYEELHPRLIRILKEAVETIASIKDRITVLSVLNERLKDLEILEKDLTAKISEYQQKISEVQQKLLEPQRTLNLIVFRYNLETTISSLERVKTFKKTDLLRYSSALKTLRDFMNSYWEKDELYSRISRVVKEMRWIEEYRDFASKFDVFPENLKTVLKEMHNSLSDLERSYGDLVSLSSQGVYVSSSVLSRMYDIVKMDFVNKVRANMSVASRRAGNLIDLVPFSEVKKDLRNIDRELFRIDQIWKQKTKHYFWLWVLNSVIVSLIVAFITTTVCAIAAYPFSRMRFFGRRYGIMALLLIQMFPGVIFMIAIYDLLNFMGKYIPFIGIDTLGGLIFAYLTNIAYNMYLIKGFYDTIPTSLEEAAIVDGATRFQSFYRIIIPLARPILTVVFLLVFIGTFNEYVVARIILQNVRHYTYALGLQAFATGPYETEWGLFTAAALLGMTPMVILFLSLQRYLVSGLTRGAVKE from the coding sequence ATGGTGCAGAGAAGAGGGAATATCTTTACACACATCTTTCTCATTTTCATAATTGCGGTGATTCTGTTTCCCGTTGTCTGGGTAGTAACAACGTCTCTCAGAAGAGATGAAGCGGCCTTTTCCTCGAAACTGTTCACGTCACGACTGACTCTGCAACACTACAGGGATCTTGTGGCACCCGAAAAGAATCTTCCTTTTCTCGTGCAGGATCTCCAGGCAATGATTTCAAAGGTAAAACCTTACGATACCTGGTCTGAGGAAGAACTCAAGGACGCTGTAGGGAGTTCTATCGAAAAAGTGAAATCCTATCTGTCAGAGACGGAGGCTAGGTTGAACGACGCTGTGAATTCCTTTGAAAGAGTTGATGCTTTTTTGAACGATCACTCCGAAGAGATAAAAAACAGAACGATCGAGGAAATGAGGGAACTTCTTTCATCCATCCAGATACCGGATCTGAGTGATTCGGAGGAAAACAGAGCGGCTCTTTATCTCGTTCTTTCAAAGGAAAGATACAATTCAACAGCTCACAAGGCGTTGAAAGAGTTACTGGAAAGGTTCACGGGTGTTGACACCGGTACAAGAGACGGATACGAAAAAGCGATAGAGAGTCTGAAAGAAAGCTACGAAAAATTGGCTGATGGATACGATGGACTCATTGAAGAAACTCAAAGAGAACTGAATGCTGTGAAAGAGGAGATGTCTTCTCTCAGACAACAGTACAGTGATCTCCAGGATGATGTAATGGAGGCCAATCTCGTGATCGAAAAAGACATAATACCGGAGCTGGAAAGAATAAAGATCTCACTTTCAGAACTCAACAATCTCAGGGAACAAATAAGACAAACTACGTTGAGAAGTCCATTTCCTGTGGATGATGAAGAATTCTCCCGAAACATCTCAGAAACCGTTCAGATGCTGAATGAAATCCTCGATGAGATGAGCACCTTCGCTGAATACGATTCGTTGAAAGATTTACTTGTGGAATTGAAAAAAGAGCTTACAAAACTCTCCGAAGGAAACGAAGATTTGAGAGACCGTCTTCTTTTCTCCGATCTTGTGAAAATCTACGAAGAGTTGCATCCAAGGCTCATCAGAATTCTGAAGGAAGCAGTCGAAACTATTGCCAGTATAAAAGACAGAATAACAGTTCTGAGCGTTCTCAATGAACGTCTAAAGGATCTTGAAATCCTGGAAAAGGATCTAACTGCGAAAATTTCTGAGTATCAGCAGAAAATTTCTGAGGTTCAGCAGAAACTGTTGGAGCCTCAGAGAACGCTGAACCTTATCGTTTTCAGATACAATCTTGAAACAACGATCTCTTCACTTGAAAGAGTTAAAACTTTCAAAAAAACTGATCTCCTCAGATACTCTTCTGCTCTGAAGACTCTTCGAGATTTCATGAATTCTTACTGGGAAAAAGACGAACTCTACAGCAGGATATCCAGAGTGGTAAAGGAGATGCGATGGATAGAAGAGTACAGAGATTTTGCGAGCAAATTCGACGTCTTCCCGGAGAATTTGAAGACAGTACTGAAAGAAATGCACAACTCACTGAGCGACCTCGAAAGATCTTACGGTGATCTCGTATCTCTTTCATCTCAGGGAGTGTACGTGTCTTCAAGTGTTCTGAGCAGAATGTATGACATTGTGAAGATGGATTTCGTCAACAAAGTCAGGGCGAACATGTCAGTTGCATCGAGGCGGGCCGGTAACCTGATTGACCTTGTACCATTCTCCGAAGTTAAGAAAGACCTGAGAAATATAGACAGAGAGCTTTTCAGAATAGACCAGATCTGGAAACAGAAAACGAAACACTATTTCTGGCTGTGGGTTCTCAACTCCGTGATCGTATCCCTGATAGTGGCATTCATAACAACGACCGTGTGTGCTATAGCGGCTTATCCATTCAGTAGAATGAGGTTCTTTGGAAGGCGTTACGGAATCATGGCACTCCTTCTGATACAGATGTTCCCGGGTGTGATCTTCATGATTGCCATATACGACCTTCTGAACTTCATGGGAAAGTACATTCCATTCATAGGAATTGACACTCTAGGTGGTTTGATCTTCGCATATCTCACCAACATCGCTTACAACATGTACTTGATAAAAGGTTTCTACGACACAATTCCCACCTCGCTTGAGGAGGCAGCCATCGTCGATGGAGCAACGCGTTTCCAGAGTTTCTACAGGATCATAATTCCACTTGCAAGACCAATTCTCACGGTGGTGTTCCTGCTGGTCTTCATTGGAACGTTCAACGAATACGTTGTTGCGAGGATAATCCTTCAAAATGTGAGGCACTACACGTACGCTCTTGGTCTTCAAGCGTTCGCCACGGGTCCATATGAAACGGAATGGGGACTTTTCACAGCGGCAGCCCTTCTTGGAATGACACCGATGGTGATTCTGTTCCTCTCACTCCAGAGGTATCTCGTGAGTGGTCTTACAAGGGGTGCAGTTAAAGAATGA
- a CDS encoding DUF4896 domain-containing protein, translated as MKNIVKLFLWFLLAILNIALFWAGVFLFQNEYYELSIVLFSLLVLIDFFIINPKGYPYRYTIPALVLLFVLVLYPIYFTFKVAFTNYGTGHFMSRQEAIERLLYDPNFSYVVDSTPVSYKVFVVYDGLSPTDDFLILFKTGDTIFLGERPKPVVARGQEVLLSQFNLVPITGETISLNSDTFRIVPWPADLSEINLVVRGEKTYKSFYSPDDEILRLNAPYFKSRIAQGYLVNAEYVLPDGKKLALRIAPDGEWRFMYVERLYRLAYKEIYDGVKMKIKTTVVNNLTGREVVEREGAFYDVDENGNETFLVGFIDFVGWKNFLRIVKDPKVSGPFFRIFLWTFVWAVLSVVLSLAVGLPFALVLNNPRLKGRNLYRTLLIIPWAIPVFISALVWRNGLLNESYGVINKFLLPLFGLEPIKWFNDPFWARVGVLLVNVWLTFPYMMTISLGALQSIPPELYEVAAIDGAGRFRRFVHITFPLLMTIIAPLLVSSFAFSFNNFTIIYLITGGGPPIPNSTTPTGYTDILISYVYKLAFEGGQGQDFGFASAISILIFFLVGGISFVNFKLSGAFEEVSR; from the coding sequence GTGAAAAACATCGTTAAATTGTTTCTCTGGTTTCTTCTTGCCATTTTGAACATCGCTCTCTTCTGGGCAGGTGTTTTTCTTTTCCAGAACGAGTATTACGAACTTTCGATAGTGCTTTTCTCTCTGTTAGTTCTAATAGATTTCTTCATCATCAACCCAAAGGGATATCCTTACAGATACACCATACCTGCTCTTGTTCTGCTTTTTGTTCTTGTACTCTATCCGATATACTTCACCTTCAAAGTGGCATTCACCAATTATGGAACGGGCCACTTCATGTCGAGACAGGAAGCTATAGAGAGACTTCTCTATGACCCAAATTTTTCCTATGTGGTAGATTCGACTCCTGTTTCATATAAGGTGTTCGTGGTGTACGACGGCCTCTCTCCCACTGATGACTTCCTAATACTTTTCAAAACGGGAGATACCATTTTCCTTGGTGAAAGACCGAAACCAGTTGTCGCACGAGGTCAGGAGGTTCTCCTGAGTCAGTTCAATCTGGTTCCGATCACGGGTGAAACGATCTCACTGAACAGCGACACCTTCAGGATTGTTCCATGGCCTGCGGATCTCTCGGAGATCAATCTTGTAGTACGTGGTGAGAAGACCTACAAGAGCTTCTACTCACCCGATGACGAGATTCTGAGGTTGAATGCACCTTACTTCAAGAGCAGAATAGCTCAGGGTTATCTGGTGAACGCAGAATACGTGCTTCCCGATGGAAAAAAATTGGCCCTGAGAATTGCTCCGGATGGAGAATGGAGATTCATGTACGTGGAGAGGCTCTACAGACTGGCTTACAAAGAAATATACGACGGTGTGAAAATGAAGATAAAAACCACAGTAGTGAACAATCTCACGGGAAGAGAAGTGGTAGAACGTGAAGGTGCTTTCTACGATGTGGACGAAAATGGGAACGAGACGTTCCTTGTTGGATTCATAGATTTTGTGGGATGGAAAAACTTCCTGAGGATCGTTAAAGATCCAAAGGTTTCCGGTCCTTTCTTCAGAATATTTCTCTGGACTTTCGTGTGGGCTGTTCTCAGCGTGGTCCTTTCCCTCGCTGTGGGACTTCCGTTTGCGCTTGTTTTGAACAACCCAAGACTCAAGGGAAGAAACCTCTACAGGACGCTTCTGATCATTCCCTGGGCCATTCCAGTTTTCATTTCGGCTCTGGTCTGGCGCAATGGACTTCTGAACGAGTCTTACGGTGTGATCAACAAGTTCCTTTTACCTCTTTTTGGCCTCGAACCAATAAAATGGTTCAACGATCCCTTCTGGGCACGTGTGGGAGTCCTTCTCGTCAACGTCTGGCTCACGTTTCCGTACATGATGACGATCTCACTCGGTGCCCTTCAGAGCATTCCACCAGAGCTCTACGAGGTAGCGGCAATAGACGGTGCAGGAAGATTCAGGAGATTCGTACACATCACCTTCCCACTCCTTATGACCATCATTGCACCACTCCTCGTGAGCAGTTTCGCCTTCAGTTTCAACAACTTCACAATCATATACCTGATCACGGGTGGTGGGCCTCCAATTCCTAACTCGACCACTCCAACAGGATACACAGATATTTTGATCTCTTACGTCTACAAACTGGCGTTTGAAGGTGGTCAGGGACAGGACTTCGGTTTTGCCAGTGCCATTTCAATACTCATCTTCTTCCTAGTCGGAGGAATCAGCTTCGTAAACTTCAAGCTGTCTGGTGCATTCGAAGAGGTGAGCAGATAA
- the malE gene encoding maltose/maltodextrin ABC transporter substrate-binding protein MalE yields MKKFLVIALLVVSLVVLAQPKLTIWCSEKQVDILQKLGEEFKAKYGVEVEVQYVNFQDIKSKFLIAAPEGQGADIIVGAHDWVGELAVNGLIEPIPNFSDLKNFYETALNAFSYGGKLYGIPYAMEAIALIYNKDYVPEPPKTMDELIETAKQIDEEFGGEVRGFITSAAEFYYIAPFIFGYGGYVFKQTEKGLDVNDIGLANEGAIKGVKLLKRLVDEGILDPSDNYQIMDSMFREGQAAMIINGPWAIKAYKDAGIDYGVAPIPDLEPGVPARPFVGVQGFMVNAKSPNKLLAIEFLTSFIAKKETMYRIYLGDPRLPSRKDVLELVKDNPDVVGFTLSAANGIPMPNVPQMAAVWAAMNDALNLVVNGKATVEEALKNAVERIKAQIQ; encoded by the coding sequence ATGAAAAAATTTCTGGTGATCGCTTTGCTTGTCGTTTCCCTCGTTGTCCTCGCTCAGCCGAAACTCACCATCTGGTGCTCTGAGAAGCAGGTCGATATCCTTCAAAAACTCGGAGAGGAGTTCAAGGCAAAGTACGGCGTAGAGGTTGAAGTGCAGTACGTGAACTTCCAAGACATCAAGTCCAAGTTCCTCATAGCAGCTCCTGAAGGACAGGGTGCGGATATCATCGTTGGAGCACACGACTGGGTAGGCGAACTCGCAGTCAACGGTTTGATCGAACCCATTCCGAACTTCAGTGATCTGAAGAACTTCTATGAAACTGCCCTCAACGCGTTCTCTTACGGTGGAAAACTCTACGGTATTCCCTACGCCATGGAAGCAATAGCACTCATCTACAACAAGGACTACGTTCCTGAACCCCCAAAGACCATGGACGAACTCATAGAGACAGCAAAACAGATCGATGAAGAATTTGGAGGAGAAGTGAGAGGTTTCATCACCTCAGCGGCCGAGTTTTACTACATTGCTCCTTTCATTTTCGGATACGGTGGATACGTATTCAAACAGACAGAAAAAGGACTGGACGTCAACGATATCGGACTGGCCAACGAAGGAGCCATCAAGGGTGTGAAACTCCTCAAAAGATTGGTTGATGAGGGAATACTGGATCCCAGTGACAATTATCAGATCATGGATTCCATGTTCAGGGAAGGCCAGGCGGCGATGATCATCAACGGACCGTGGGCCATTAAGGCGTACAAGGATGCAGGAATAGACTATGGTGTAGCCCCAATCCCCGATCTGGAACCTGGCGTTCCTGCAAGACCTTTCGTTGGGGTCCAGGGCTTCATGGTGAACGCAAAATCCCCAAACAAACTCCTTGCCATCGAATTCCTGACCAGTTTCATTGCAAAAAAGGAAACGATGTACAGAATCTACCTTGGAGATCCAAGACTTCCCTCCAGAAAGGACGTGCTCGAACTTGTGAAAGATAACCCAGACGTAGTTGGCTTCACACTGAGCGCAGCCAACGGTATTCCAATGCCCAACGTTCCACAGATGGCCGCTGTCTGGGCCGCTATGAACGATGCGCTCAATCTCGTTGTGAACGGAAAAGCAACGGTCGAAGAAGCGCTCAAAAACGCCGTTGAAAGAATCAAAGCTCAGATTCAGTAA